A stretch of the Simiduia curdlanivorans genome encodes the following:
- a CDS encoding FadR/GntR family transcriptional regulator, which produces MTQPVFDLSANHVAPLQRRTKRDHLVHKLLEMIYQGLLRDGDSLPAERELSTLFSVSRETVRGALSVLAGWGLLSVSQGAKTRVLRTEAQLQLCAQLMPELDALDIRHYTIASVFESRIVVETNIARLAANKIDSKGKAALNKLLDQQATLLDEKIHFQLADKHFHEKIADIAGNPILARYAQELYSYGLYFRREVLEGQCMVEDSYAEHVNITQAICSGDGDAAAEAMLVHLQSVLSLSKTAL; this is translated from the coding sequence ATGACGCAGCCTGTATTTGATCTTTCGGCCAATCACGTGGCGCCCCTGCAAAGGCGCACCAAGCGCGACCACTTGGTGCACAAGCTATTGGAGATGATTTACCAAGGGCTGTTGCGCGATGGCGACTCTTTGCCAGCCGAGCGCGAGCTTTCTACGCTGTTTAGCGTCAGCCGAGAAACCGTGCGCGGTGCGTTGTCTGTGTTGGCCGGTTGGGGTTTGCTTAGCGTTTCTCAAGGGGCCAAGACGCGCGTGCTGCGCACTGAGGCGCAGTTACAGCTGTGTGCGCAGTTGATGCCCGAGCTCGACGCGCTGGATATTCGCCATTACACCATAGCGTCAGTTTTCGAGAGCCGTATCGTGGTTGAAACCAACATTGCTCGTTTAGCTGCGAACAAAATTGATAGCAAGGGTAAAGCTGCGCTTAATAAGTTGTTGGATCAACAAGCCACGTTGCTGGATGAAAAAATCCACTTTCAATTGGCGGATAAACACTTCCACGAAAAGATTGCCGACATTGCCGGCAATCCCATTCTGGCCCGCTATGCCCAAGAGCTGTACAGCTACGGTCTGTATTTCCGCCGCGAGGTGTTAGAGGGCCAGTGCATGGTCGAAGACAGCTACGCTGAGCACGTCAACATTACCCAGGCCATTTGTTCTGGCGACGGGGATGCTGCGGCTGAGGCTATGTTGGTTCATCTACAAAGTGTATTGTCTTTGTCCAAAACCGCTCTTTGA
- a CDS encoding flagellar brake protein, translating to MKFEGLKLLPGIPLQLQFHHTPDLRERSLLVGYLRNKGIVVTTPQINGSSRPVKIGEQLNIRLFSSEANSAVAFSTQTTHVTVSPFPQLYLSYPASVATGEIRKAVRVTTELISTVKIAGASLSVTIVDLSTSGCRIESSKPLGVAGDRFVMVTKVDAAGTRRIVQLPCEIKVVINENLDADVCSYGLAFDTLSEEVSLVLHAYVYYQLRQA from the coding sequence ATGAAATTTGAAGGCCTTAAATTATTACCCGGTATCCCTTTACAGCTCCAGTTTCATCATACGCCTGATCTTCGCGAGCGTTCCCTATTGGTTGGCTACCTGCGGAATAAGGGGATAGTGGTGACCACGCCGCAAATTAATGGCAGTTCAAGGCCGGTAAAAATAGGCGAGCAATTGAACATTCGCTTATTTTCCAGTGAGGCTAACTCGGCCGTCGCCTTTAGTACCCAGACAACCCATGTAACCGTGTCACCTTTCCCACAGCTTTATCTATCCTATCCCGCTTCGGTTGCCACCGGTGAAATTCGCAAGGCGGTGAGGGTGACCACGGAGTTGATTTCGACGGTAAAAATAGCGGGGGCGAGCCTTTCGGTGACGATTGTTGATTTGAGTACGTCGGGTTGCCGGATTGAGTCGTCAAAGCCTCTGGGCGTTGCCGGCGATCGTTTTGTGATGGTCACCAAGGTTGATGCGGCCGGCACTCGGCGTATTGTTCAGCTGCCCTGTGAAATTAAGGTGGTCATCAATGAAAACCTCGATGCCGATGTGTGTAGCTACGGTTTAGCGTTTGACACATTAAGTGAAGAGGTTAGTTTGGTGTTACACGCCTATGTGTATTATCAGCTACGGCAGGCCTAA
- a CDS encoding alpha/beta hydrolase, producing the protein MNLDKLSPLLGLLALMLLSQLTLAVSLQEQTVAMDDGHRLMLYSKSAPQPWGSILLVHGRTWSALPDFDLVTEAEDLSMMNALAAKGLAVYAIDLRGYGKSERDSSGWNTPTRAAKDLATTLDFIHNKHPDLGATTLFGWSNGSLVAMLTAQLYPNKVERLVLYGFPLDTIAAGKTPTQPPRLATTAAAAAEDFILPGTISKSAVEAYVKAALMADPIRTDWRALEQWNQLDATKLTRPTLLLQAESDPYMNLNADAELFKKIAAKDKQWLILGNADHAALLETSRFKLYHAVVSFMQYRDN; encoded by the coding sequence ATGAACTTAGATAAACTCTCTCCCCTGCTCGGCCTCCTTGCCCTGATGTTATTAAGCCAGCTGACTCTTGCGGTTAGCCTACAAGAACAAACGGTGGCAATGGATGACGGCCATCGGTTAATGCTGTACAGCAAGAGCGCGCCGCAACCTTGGGGCAGTATATTATTAGTCCACGGTCGCACATGGAGTGCGCTACCGGATTTCGATCTCGTTACGGAAGCTGAAGATCTGTCGATGATGAATGCTTTGGCGGCCAAGGGCCTGGCCGTTTACGCCATTGATTTGCGCGGGTACGGCAAATCCGAGCGCGACAGTAGCGGCTGGAACACCCCAACTCGCGCGGCTAAAGACTTGGCGACCACGCTAGACTTTATTCATAACAAGCACCCCGACCTAGGCGCAACAACGCTTTTTGGCTGGTCGAACGGTTCTTTAGTTGCCATGCTCACCGCCCAGCTCTACCCAAATAAAGTCGAGCGCTTAGTGCTTTACGGTTTCCCGCTCGATACCATTGCAGCCGGTAAAACGCCAACGCAACCGCCGCGCCTAGCCACCACGGCCGCAGCCGCCGCTGAAGATTTCATCTTACCTGGCACCATTTCAAAAAGCGCCGTTGAGGCCTATGTAAAGGCGGCATTAATGGCCGACCCCATTCGCACCGACTGGCGCGCTCTGGAGCAATGGAATCAACTCGACGCCACAAAGCTCACCCGCCCAACGCTGCTATTACAAGCTGAATCAGACCCATACATGAATCTCAATGCTGACGCCGAGCTGTTTAAAAAAATTGCCGCCAAAGACAAACAGTGGCTTATTTTAGGTAACGCCGACCATGCGGCGCTATTGGAGACTAGCCGTTTTAAGCTATATCATGCAGTGGTGAGTTTTATGCAATACAGAGACAACTAA
- a CDS encoding peroxiredoxin family protein, with amino-acid sequence MITLGLKNMLYRGICLTFGMAMFAGVAVAAETQLTLPNLPDASKMTAPTQDQLGTLAEGYGLRVGEAMPSFVLQRHTGEPAKSSELLAGGETLLIIFYRGGWCPYCNLQIRQLTESYSQFKQRKVLPVLISADEVDAAALAQSRYEIPFPVLSDPDLSAHKAFRVVMSLTPELYETYKGYGIDVEQWSGRVHHQFAVASAFLVDPKGKVKWAHASLDYKQRPSVAQLLGVIDAQK; translated from the coding sequence ATGATAACTCTTGGTTTGAAAAATATGCTCTACCGTGGCATCTGCCTTACGTTTGGCATGGCGATGTTTGCCGGTGTAGCGGTGGCCGCCGAAACGCAGTTAACTCTGCCGAATCTGCCGGATGCATCTAAAATGACGGCGCCAACTCAGGATCAATTGGGTACCCTTGCAGAGGGTTACGGTTTGCGAGTGGGTGAAGCAATGCCAAGTTTCGTGTTGCAACGCCATACCGGCGAGCCAGCCAAAAGCAGCGAGCTGCTGGCGGGTGGCGAAACGCTATTGATTATTTTTTATCGCGGCGGCTGGTGCCCTTATTGCAATTTACAGATTCGCCAACTGACAGAAAGTTACAGTCAGTTTAAGCAGCGTAAGGTATTGCCGGTGTTAATTTCCGCCGATGAGGTTGACGCTGCAGCCTTGGCCCAGAGCCGCTACGAAATCCCTTTCCCCGTACTCTCTGATCCGGACCTTTCGGCGCACAAAGCGTTTCGTGTGGTTATGTCCTTAACGCCTGAGCTCTATGAAACCTACAAGGGATACGGTATTGATGTTGAGCAGTGGTCCGGTCGAGTTCACCACCAATTTGCCGTTGCCTCTGCCTTCCTTGTCGATCCAAAAGGTAAGGTTAAGTGGGCGCACGCATCGCTAGATTACAAACAACGGCCGAGTGTGGCTCAGCTGTTGGGTGTTATTGACGCGCAAAAATAA
- a CDS encoding DsbA family oxidoreductase, whose product MVIDISVWSDIACPWCFVGKQRLAVAVDQLKAEGIEVDIRWRAFELDPRPKEKDGAPYVERLAKKYGRSIAQAQEMLDTMAAAIQTAGGPCDFSRVQIANTFNAHRLIQWAGATDRAGETDGAQHRLTDGLMRGYLGEGLDLSSAQAMVDLVDSLGLDAPRAAGVLSSDDFADAVRQDEQLAQQYGISGVPFFVIGRYGVSGAQESSTLMQAIRDVHREAAEQEANKSRSLVSDAPACDVDGCD is encoded by the coding sequence ATGGTAATCGATATCTCAGTTTGGTCGGATATTGCCTGCCCATGGTGTTTCGTTGGCAAACAGCGCCTAGCGGTCGCGGTGGATCAATTGAAGGCGGAAGGTATTGAGGTTGATATTCGTTGGCGTGCCTTCGAGTTAGACCCTAGGCCAAAGGAGAAGGACGGCGCGCCTTATGTGGAGCGCTTGGCGAAAAAGTACGGTCGCAGTATTGCCCAAGCGCAGGAAATGCTCGATACCATGGCTGCTGCTATCCAGACGGCGGGCGGCCCTTGTGATTTTAGCCGGGTTCAGATCGCCAATACCTTTAATGCCCATCGCTTAATTCAGTGGGCCGGTGCTACCGATAGAGCTGGTGAAACGGACGGTGCGCAACACCGGTTAACGGACGGCTTGATGCGCGGGTATCTTGGTGAAGGTTTAGATTTGTCTTCGGCACAGGCCATGGTCGATCTCGTAGATTCTCTTGGTTTAGATGCCCCACGGGCCGCAGGGGTTTTGTCTAGCGATGATTTTGCCGATGCAGTGCGACAAGATGAACAGCTTGCGCAGCAGTATGGTATTTCTGGTGTGCCTTTTTTTGTGATCGGCCGCTACGGCGTATCGGGTGCACAGGAATCCAGTACCTTGATGCAGGCGATTCGCGATGTGCATCGAGAGGCCGCTGAGCAGGAGGCGAATAAATCCCGCTCATTAGTGAGTGACGCGCCAGCCTGTGATGTCGATGGTTGTGATTAA
- a CDS encoding MBL fold metallo-hydrolase: MLIALTYSTLSTAKTEREPNTHIAVPEPVIAKTQWLHGSPNCANNLDPAFDIYKHDSQSYILRQNKCLTFEAPFIYVLIGSNQIFVLDTGALDSPEHSLRTQLEGLIGLEQTTSKEWIIAHSHGHKDHYKGDAYFDNKPNTTLVPTTETAVKAYFKLEAWPKSVAEIDLGNRKLSIIPTPGHHNQGITIYDHQTQWLLTGDTLYPGYIYVKDWKDYRASINRLANFSKQHPISALLGAHIEMMDQAGTYYPIGTSYQPEEARLELSTAHLLELNERLKTAAKAQEIQFDNFIIKPMSGFQKALSRLVGWIVQ, translated from the coding sequence TTGTTGATCGCACTGACCTACTCTACCCTCTCAACAGCAAAGACTGAGCGCGAGCCAAATACCCACATAGCTGTGCCTGAACCCGTCATTGCCAAAACTCAATGGCTACATGGGTCACCCAATTGCGCAAACAATCTAGACCCTGCCTTCGATATTTATAAACACGACTCGCAAAGTTATATTCTCCGGCAAAATAAATGCCTAACATTTGAAGCGCCTTTTATTTACGTGCTGATAGGGTCAAACCAAATTTTCGTGCTGGATACTGGGGCGCTGGATAGCCCTGAACACTCCTTACGCACACAACTTGAAGGTCTCATAGGTCTGGAGCAGACAACTAGTAAAGAGTGGATTATCGCGCATTCACACGGCCACAAAGACCACTACAAGGGCGACGCGTATTTTGACAACAAACCCAACACCACCCTAGTTCCCACAACAGAAACAGCGGTAAAAGCCTATTTTAAACTAGAAGCTTGGCCTAAAAGCGTGGCTGAAATTGACTTGGGCAACAGAAAATTGAGCATTATTCCCACACCGGGTCACCACAACCAAGGTATAACAATCTATGACCACCAAACGCAATGGTTGCTGACAGGCGACACCCTGTATCCGGGATACATCTATGTAAAGGATTGGAAGGATTACCGAGCAAGTATTAACAGATTAGCCAACTTTTCTAAACAGCATCCCATCTCAGCTCTACTAGGTGCACATATAGAAATGATGGATCAGGCAGGCACCTATTATCCCATCGGCACAAGCTACCAACCTGAAGAAGCTAGGCTTGAACTGAGCACAGCGCATTTACTTGAGTTAAATGAGAGATTAAAAACGGCAGCTAAAGCGCAAGAAATCCAATTCGACAACTTCATCATCAAACCCATGAGCGGGTTTCAAAAGGCGCTGAGTAGGTTGGTCGGGTGGATAGTTCAATAG
- a CDS encoding NINE protein — protein sequence MEYKANTHSKAIGYLLWIFGFMGAHRFYYGRPLSGTLYFFTLGLFFIGWIVDLFLIPSMDEAADRRYVSGEIDYNITWILLTFLGIFGAHRLYMGKWITAIIWFFTCGFFLLGYLYDYWTLNEQIDEVNAN from the coding sequence ATGGAATACAAGGCAAATACCCACAGTAAAGCGATTGGCTACCTGCTTTGGATTTTTGGCTTTATGGGTGCCCATCGCTTTTATTATGGCCGCCCGCTATCGGGCACCCTGTACTTTTTTACCCTAGGGTTGTTCTTTATCGGTTGGATTGTCGATCTTTTTCTGATTCCAAGCATGGATGAAGCAGCCGATAGACGCTATGTTTCCGGTGAAATTGACTACAACATCACCTGGATTTTACTCACTTTTCTCGGTATTTTCGGCGCCCATCGCCTCTATATGGGCAAGTGGATTACCGCCATCATCTGGTTCTTCACCTGCGGCTTTTTCCTCTTAGGTTATCTGTACGATTACTGGACGTTGAACGAGCAGATCGATGAGGTAAACGCGAACTAG
- a CDS encoding RluA family pseudouridine synthase, giving the protein MSQKIQADRTAALLPYLVERLPDWSRTTLKQRLKAGCISVNGNTVKKHDFQVNSGDQLEIDAAPKSPEARAHQLRSQPIEVLYQDQDLVAINKPAGLLSVSTADDNKHNALAILRHQLSRRDREIKLWPVHRLDRDTSGVLLFATSSEIREAVIAKWSLAEKTYLAVVQGQPEQKSGTINQPLRLDEQFYFMHVGEHPDAKPAITHYQTAKTQKGRSLLHVQLETGRQHQIRAHLAWLGHPVIGDPRYGQGGDRLGLHALRLKLVHPTSRIKLEFETPAPADFLKLMD; this is encoded by the coding sequence ATGTCGCAAAAAATTCAGGCCGATCGAACGGCAGCGCTACTTCCCTACTTGGTGGAGCGCCTGCCGGATTGGTCGCGCACGACACTTAAGCAGCGTTTAAAGGCGGGCTGCATCAGTGTTAACGGTAATACGGTTAAGAAACATGATTTTCAAGTGAACAGTGGCGATCAGCTAGAGATAGATGCGGCGCCGAAATCGCCGGAGGCGAGAGCGCATCAATTGCGCAGCCAGCCCATTGAAGTGCTTTACCAAGATCAGGATTTGGTGGCCATTAACAAACCCGCCGGTCTCTTGTCGGTCAGTACCGCCGACGATAACAAGCACAATGCGCTGGCCATATTACGACACCAGCTGTCGCGTCGGGACCGGGAGATAAAGCTCTGGCCGGTGCATCGTCTCGATAGAGATACCTCGGGTGTTTTGTTGTTCGCCACCTCGAGCGAAATACGCGAGGCCGTGATTGCAAAATGGTCTTTGGCTGAAAAAACCTATCTGGCGGTGGTGCAAGGCCAGCCGGAACAAAAAAGCGGCACCATCAACCAGCCATTGCGACTCGATGAGCAGTTTTACTTTATGCACGTGGGCGAGCACCCAGATGCTAAGCCGGCTATTACTCACTATCAAACCGCTAAAACCCAAAAAGGCCGGAGTTTGTTGCATGTACAGTTGGAAACTGGTCGCCAGCATCAAATTCGCGCCCACCTAGCGTGGCTCGGGCACCCGGTTATCGGCGACCCGCGCTACGGTCAGGGTGGCGATCGCTTAGGATTACACGCGCTACGGCTGAAGTTGGTGCACCCCACCAGTCGAATCAAACTGGAATTTGAAACCCCGGCGCCGGCGGATTTTTTAAAGCTAATGGATTAA
- a CDS encoding DMT family transporter: protein MVIRSNSVALALLILVCAIWGIGFVVTEHALGKLSTQALNALRFAIAALSLIPLWLSLRHKEPVDDWLGLARGSLSLGFLLFIAFYSQTEGLRFTSVSNAGFITGMLVPLVPLISWLGFRHKITRAGWIAVCLSTVGLYGLTGGADTALNKGDLLVLLGAIAFASHIVLTGHYAQKLPIVSLSILQMLAVSLYSLLASWLFDQDPSKTLFSLDPQHWLTLLSPDIIGAFLWMGLLSTAFGFWVQTSCQKTLEAHKVALVFAFEPIFAHVAGAIWLDERLGLLGWFGAAAIIAGMLIAELGDRKSAKLHPVDLVAAPDPLPYSPADAQADAQATKNQSTKT from the coding sequence ATGGTTATCCGTTCAAACTCTGTTGCCCTCGCCCTGCTTATTCTTGTTTGCGCCATTTGGGGCATTGGTTTTGTGGTCACTGAGCACGCCCTCGGCAAACTCAGCACGCAGGCCCTAAATGCCCTGCGCTTTGCCATAGCCGCGCTTAGCTTAATTCCACTTTGGCTATCCCTCAGACACAAGGAGCCGGTAGACGATTGGCTCGGCTTGGCGCGCGGCAGTTTGAGTTTGGGCTTTCTGCTGTTCATCGCCTTTTACAGTCAAACCGAAGGTTTGCGCTTTACCAGCGTCTCCAACGCAGGCTTTATCACCGGCATGCTGGTGCCGTTGGTGCCGCTAATCAGTTGGCTCGGCTTTCGCCACAAAATCACCCGCGCCGGCTGGATTGCCGTGTGCCTTTCAACGGTCGGCCTCTATGGCTTGACCGGCGGCGCCGACACGGCGCTCAACAAAGGCGACCTACTGGTGTTACTTGGGGCCATCGCCTTCGCTAGCCACATAGTGCTCACCGGCCATTACGCACAAAAGCTGCCGATCGTTAGCCTCAGCATTTTGCAAATGCTCGCCGTGTCGCTCTATAGCCTGCTCGCCTCCTGGCTATTCGACCAAGACCCGAGCAAAACGCTCTTTTCCTTAGACCCGCAGCACTGGTTAACGCTACTATCGCCGGACATCATCGGCGCCTTTCTCTGGATGGGTTTACTGTCGACGGCTTTTGGGTTTTGGGTCCAAACCAGCTGTCAAAAAACCTTAGAGGCTCACAAGGTGGCCTTGGTATTCGCCTTTGAACCCATCTTCGCGCATGTGGCCGGCGCCATTTGGCTCGATGAACGGCTCGGCCTTCTAGGCTGGTTTGGCGCGGCGGCGATTATTGCAGGTATGCTGATTGCGGAATTAGGCGATAGAAAATCGGCCAAGCTACACCCGGTTGATCTGGTTGCGGCGCCCGATCCTTTACCCTATTCCCCAGCTGATGCCCAAGCCGATGCCCAAGCAACGAAAAATCAGAGCACTAAAACTTGA
- a CDS encoding M28 family metallopeptidase has translation MKLFTPWNLLTCLTLTALLLAEVSAATWQAPPSERAELYAIGVAADAARIERDITQLVGFGTRHTLSETASNSRGIGASRRWIEAEFRRISSACGDCLEVITVADTVSGKRIPEPTEVVNVIAIQKGKRDPKRVVMMAGDIDSRVTDPMNASADSPGANDNGSGVAGVLEAARLLSQYSFNGSIVYAALSGEEQGLYGGAILAKYAQQQGWNIDAVLNNDMIGNIEGINGVIDNHTARVFSEGTRFVETAEEANQRRFTGGEVDSASRNLARFIKKVGEQYVPNLDIMMIYRLDRFGRGGHHRPFNEAGFPGVRIMETWEHYDRQHQDLRRENGISYGDSLAGVNFPYAAKLTGLNAVVLASMAWAPAPPAQVEISGQVSANTQLSWAAADRANAKTLAGYRIYWRLTTEAEWSHSRYVGKVQSFTLENIVIDNYYFGVAAVGLDGSESPVVFPGPAGRF, from the coding sequence ATGAAACTTTTTACCCCGTGGAATCTACTCACTTGCTTAACGCTAACGGCCCTACTGCTAGCGGAGGTTAGTGCCGCAACCTGGCAGGCGCCACCGAGTGAGCGCGCCGAACTCTACGCTATAGGCGTTGCCGCAGACGCCGCTCGGATCGAGCGCGACATCACCCAACTGGTTGGCTTTGGCACCCGCCACACCCTATCTGAAACGGCATCCAACAGCCGCGGCATCGGCGCTAGCCGGCGCTGGATAGAAGCCGAGTTTCGCCGAATCAGTTCAGCCTGTGGCGACTGTTTAGAGGTGATTACGGTGGCCGATACGGTTTCCGGTAAACGCATTCCAGAGCCCACTGAAGTGGTCAATGTGATCGCCATCCAAAAAGGCAAACGCGACCCGAAGCGCGTGGTGATGATGGCGGGCGATATCGATTCGCGTGTGACCGACCCCATGAATGCCAGCGCCGATTCACCGGGCGCCAACGATAACGGTTCCGGTGTTGCCGGCGTATTAGAAGCCGCTCGTTTACTGAGCCAATACAGCTTCAATGGCAGCATTGTTTACGCAGCCCTGTCGGGCGAAGAGCAAGGCCTTTATGGCGGCGCCATATTGGCCAAATATGCACAACAACAAGGGTGGAATATCGACGCGGTGCTGAACAACGATATGATCGGTAACATCGAAGGCATCAATGGCGTTATCGACAATCACACCGCTCGCGTGTTTTCTGAAGGCACCCGCTTCGTCGAAACCGCAGAAGAGGCAAACCAGCGGCGCTTCACCGGTGGCGAAGTGGACTCCGCCTCGCGCAACCTCGCACGCTTCATCAAAAAAGTTGGCGAACAGTATGTGCCAAATTTAGACATCATGATGATCTACCGGCTCGATCGCTTCGGTCGCGGCGGTCACCATCGCCCGTTTAATGAAGCCGGCTTTCCCGGTGTGCGCATCATGGAAACCTGGGAGCACTACGATCGCCAGCATCAAGATTTGCGCCGCGAAAACGGCATTAGCTATGGCGACAGCCTCGCCGGCGTTAACTTTCCCTACGCGGCCAAATTAACTGGCTTAAACGCCGTGGTTTTAGCGTCAATGGCTTGGGCGCCAGCGCCGCCAGCTCAGGTAGAAATTAGCGGCCAGGTCAGCGCCAACACCCAGTTGAGCTGGGCCGCAGCCGACCGCGCAAACGCCAAAACACTGGCCGGTTATCGCATCTATTGGCGCCTAACCACCGAAGCAGAGTGGAGCCACAGCCGCTATGTGGGCAAGGTGCAAAGTTTCACGCTGGAAAATATCGTCATCGATAATTACTACTTTGGCGTTGCCGCCGTAGGCCTAGATGGCTCGGAAAGCCCGGTGGTATTTCCCGGCCCCGCTGGCCGCTTTTAG
- a CDS encoding serine/threonine-protein kinase, translating into MIFKPFTDICASHLQQLKLLIRKPLVLKMWLLSAHKAQLAAVLVLVFILAGAPSVCGALADALYPPPAQSLGKRIVKVFAPGVSHKHPLRDARYHAFLTACYGLFGIPLWLLFSHLGPSLRAAQAQAETYKNLALIAPNTATKQQHLQSALNYSVTPLPSAPQGQATLMRDTDAEQTQHTTLILPETQHLQATSIGEDQRYQVVKALASGGAGVVYQALDTRLKRQVAIKQLLTHNADNAAMVARFREEAHALANLNHPHIISIFDLLEHNNQLWMVMELMSGGTLADKIRAKGFFSFSDAIILLSDIADGLAAAHSNNIVHRDIKPENILFTEKGVAKIGDFGIAKSAAQITQTQHGLVLGSPGYMSPEQAAGQSTDNRSDIYALGITLYEMLTGELPFTGSTTQVLTKHITQAAPLLSSLRYETPVAVDRLLQKMLEKEPAQRYQNVTELLTAVNTIRSELAPKA; encoded by the coding sequence ATGATCTTCAAGCCCTTTACCGATATTTGCGCAAGCCATTTGCAACAGCTTAAGCTGTTGATACGCAAGCCCCTTGTGTTAAAAATGTGGCTGTTATCGGCACACAAGGCACAGCTAGCAGCGGTCTTGGTGCTGGTATTTATACTTGCTGGCGCACCCAGTGTTTGCGGCGCCTTAGCAGATGCGCTCTACCCGCCACCGGCGCAGTCTTTGGGTAAGCGTATTGTCAAAGTATTCGCACCCGGTGTGAGCCATAAGCACCCGCTCAGAGACGCCCGCTACCACGCTTTCTTAACTGCCTGCTACGGCCTTTTCGGCATACCCCTATGGTTACTGTTTAGCCACCTGGGCCCCTCCTTGCGCGCTGCACAAGCGCAGGCAGAGACCTATAAAAATTTGGCGCTTATTGCCCCTAACACCGCCACCAAACAACAGCATTTACAATCGGCGCTGAACTATAGCGTTACGCCTTTGCCATCGGCACCTCAGGGGCAAGCCACGCTGATGCGCGATACAGACGCCGAACAAACCCAGCACACCACGCTAATTCTCCCCGAAACACAACACCTACAAGCCACCAGCATTGGTGAAGATCAACGCTATCAAGTAGTAAAAGCACTGGCCAGCGGCGGTGCTGGGGTTGTCTATCAAGCGCTCGACACACGCCTCAAAAGACAGGTGGCCATTAAGCAACTGCTCACCCACAACGCCGACAATGCGGCCATGGTGGCGCGCTTTCGCGAGGAAGCGCACGCACTTGCCAACTTGAACCACCCTCATATCATTTCGATTTTTGATCTACTCGAACACAACAACCAGCTGTGGATGGTGATGGAATTAATGTCTGGCGGCACCCTGGCGGACAAAATTAGAGCTAAGGGCTTCTTCAGCTTTTCCGACGCCATTATTTTACTCAGTGATATCGCCGATGGATTAGCGGCAGCCCACAGCAACAACATCGTGCACCGCGACATTAAGCCTGAAAACATTCTGTTTACGGAGAAAGGGGTGGCAAAAATTGGCGACTTCGGCATCGCCAAGTCCGCGGCGCAAATCACCCAAACCCAGCATGGCTTAGTTCTTGGCTCGCCGGGCTATATGAGCCCCGAACAAGCGGCCGGCCAAAGCACCGATAACCGCAGCGACATCTATGCCTTGGGTATTACACTGTACGAAATGTTAACGGGCGAGCTACCTTTCACCGGCAGCACCACCCAAGTATTAACAAAACACATCACCCAAGCGGCGCCTTTGCTGTCTAGCTTGCGCTACGAAACCCCAGTTGCAGTGGATCGCCTGCTGCAAAAAATGCTCGAAAAAGAACCCGCGCAGCGCTATCAAAACGTCACCGAGTTGCTAACCGCAGTTAACACCATTCGATCGGAGCTGGCGCCAAAGGCCTGA
- a CDS encoding peptidylprolyl isomerase: MAIASARHILVKTKAEAEKLKQQLAKGEDFGVLAKKHSQCPSGKKGGDLGEFRPGQMVKAFDNVVFKKPVLEIHGPIKTQFGFHLIQTIYRDD, encoded by the coding sequence ATGGCTATCGCGAGTGCACGGCATATCTTAGTAAAAACCAAGGCCGAGGCCGAAAAGTTGAAGCAACAGCTGGCCAAGGGTGAGGATTTTGGCGTTTTGGCAAAAAAGCATTCGCAGTGCCCATCTGGCAAGAAAGGCGGAGATTTGGGCGAATTCAGGCCCGGGCAGATGGTTAAGGCCTTCGACAATGTGGTGTTTAAGAAGCCCGTGTTAGAAATACACGGGCCGATTAAGACGCAATTTGGCTTTCACCTCATTCAAACCATCTATCGCGATGATTAG
- a CDS encoding glutaredoxin family protein, with product MKLLLKIVREGLGRVIILIDFLTRPSPMKRSKPEQTKVMAQLAHMALYQFYACPFCIKTRRALRRLNLPIQTRNVNEGSPYRKELIEQGGDLQVPCLRIEEGGKVEWLYDSKAIIAYLEQRFGPEAIGQVNRATS from the coding sequence ATGAAGTTGTTACTGAAGATTGTCCGCGAAGGCCTTGGCCGCGTTATCATCCTCATCGATTTTCTGACTCGTCCAAGCCCGATGAAACGCTCAAAGCCGGAACAAACCAAGGTAATGGCACAACTGGCTCATATGGCCTTATACCAATTCTATGCCTGCCCCTTTTGCATCAAGACCCGCCGAGCCCTGCGCCGCCTAAACCTGCCCATTCAAACCCGCAATGTGAACGAAGGGTCACCTTACCGCAAAGAACTGATTGAGCAAGGTGGCGATTTACAAGTGCCCTGCTTGCGCATTGAGGAAGGTGGCAAAGTGGAATGGCTGTATGACTCAAAGGCCATTATTGCGTATTTAGAGCAGCGCTTTGGCCCCGAGGCCATAGGCCAAGTGAATAGAGCCACGTCCTAA